CGCTGATATTCCGGTCCGGCAAGATCGTCTGCACCGGCGCGAAGTCCACCGACGACGTCCACCAGAGTCTGCGCATCGTCTTCGACAAACTCCGCGACCTCAACATCGAGGTCGACGACGACCCCGAGATCGTCGTCCAGAACATCGTCACGTCGGCGGACCTCGGTCGAAACCTCAACCTGAACGCCATCGCGATCGGGCTGGGACTGGAGAACATCGAGTACGAGCCCGAGCAGTTCCCCGGGCTCGTCTACCGCCTCGACGACCCCGACGTCGTCGCGCTCCTCTTTGGTTCGGGCAAACTCGTCATCACCGGCGGCAAGAAGCCCGACGACGCCAAGGAGGCCGTCGACAAGATCGTCTCCCGCCTCGAGGAACTGGGCC
The DNA window shown above is from Haloarcula halobia and carries:
- a CDS encoding TATA-box-binding protein; protein product: MVDPKETINIENVVASTGIGQELDLQSVAMDLEGADYDPEQFPGLVYRTQDPKSAALIFRSGKIVCTGAKSTDDVHQSLRIVFDKLRDLNIEVDDDPEIVVQNIVTSADLGRNLNLNAIAIGLGLENIEYEPEQFPGLVYRLDDPDVVALLFGSGKLVITGGKKPDDAKEAVDKIVSRLEELGLLD